The genomic window AACTAAAAAATGACAGTCTACTCAAAATATTGAGCAGGCTGCCATTTTTAATGATTGATATTTTTAAACAAGTTCTTTAATTGAGGCGAATAGTTCATCAAAGCAGGTGACTTCTTTCACATAGGTCAGCTCCGTATTTTTTGGCACAGCCCTTAGTCTATGATTAAACCATAAAGACTGCCAACCACCATTGTGAGCACCGACGACATCGTTCTCAAAACTGTCCCCAACATAAAGGGTTGTTTCAGGATTCATAGCGAACTGTCGAGCTGCTAGATCGAAAATTTCTTTATCAGGTTTTTGGAAGCCAGTACTTTGAGAGATAATAATATTATCAGATAGAACCCAAGATTCTAGGTTTAGTTGTTTTACTTTTTTGTACTGATGGTCAGTCGGACCATTTGTAATGATACCTAAAGGAACTTGTTTCTGGCTAAGATAATCCAATACTTTCGCAACCTCAGGATGCATAACGATTTTTCCTAGCTCATCTTCGTAGGCCTTCTGAAAAGAAGCACTTTCCTCTTCTGTTGTTGCTGGATAACCCAAATCTTTTAATGATTCATCCAGTCTGTAGAAGCGCATATACGCCAATGTCCATTCACCGGTAATCGTTTTTTCAAACGTCACATCACTATGGTAACGGAAACGAATATAAAGCTCGTGCATTTTTTCAACAGGGAAATCAGGATAAATTCTTTTCACTGCAGCTCTGAAAGGTGCTTGCTGATCATAGATGGTATCATCAACATCAAAAACAACTGTGTTAATCAAGAAAGACAACTCCTTTATAATTTTGAGAAAACAGGTCAGGTAACTGCCCAGTTTCTTCATTTTTGAGGTCCGATAGCTATTCCTCTAGAGGCTCCTAAA from Enterococcus sp. 9E7_DIV0242 includes these protein-coding regions:
- a CDS encoding HAD family hydrolase, producing the protein MNTVVFDVDDTIYDQQAPFRAAVKRIYPDFPVEKMHELYIRFRYHSDVTFEKTITGEWTLAYMRFYRLDESLKDLGYPATTEEESASFQKAYEDELGKIVMHPEVAKVLDYLSQKQVPLGIITNGPTDHQYKKVKQLNLESWVLSDNIIISQSTGFQKPDKEIFDLAARQFAMNPETTLYVGDSFENDVVGAHNGGWQSLWFNHRLRAVPKNTELTYVKEVTCFDELFASIKELV